TCTCAAGTAAGAGAATCAACGGCTGAATTAATGAGAATACCAAAACAAAGGGAATTGCAGTATTCATTGTTGGTCATGTAACGAAAGAGGGTTCAATTGCAGGTCCAAGGCTATTAGAGCATATGGTTGATACTGTCCTCTATTTTGAGGGAGAAAGACATCATACGTATCGAATATTGCGTGCTGTAAAAAATCGCTTTGGTTCTACAAATGAGATGGGAATTTTCGAGATGAAAGAAGCTGGTTTAGAAGAGGTGCAAAATCCATCAGAGATTTTTCTAGAGGAAAGGTCTAAGGGTGCGGCAGGTTCAACAGTTGTTGCCTCAATGGAGGGTACCAGATCAGTGCTTGTTGAAATTCAGGCTCTTATCTCTCCGACCAGTTTTGGAAACCCAAGGAGAATGGCAACTGGAATAGATCATAATCGAGTGCCATTGTTAATGGCTGTTCTAGAGAAACGTGTTGGTCTTCTTTTGCAAAACCAGGATGCATATCTAAAGGTTGCCGGAGGCGTAAAGCTTGATGAACCTGCTATTGATTTAGCTGTTGCTGTTAGTATTGCATCTAGTTTTAAGGATGAACCACCAAAACCAACTGACGTTATTATAGGGGAAGTTGGGTTAACAGGTGAGGTTCGTAGAGTGTCGAGAATTGAACAAAGAGTGATTGAGGCTGCAAAGCTAGGTTTTAAGAGGGCGGTCATTCCACATGCAAATATAGGCGGTTGGAATCCACCAGATGATATAGAAATTATAGGAGTAAAAAATGTAGCAGAGGCCCTCCAAAAAACATTAGGGGGATCATAAATGACAGATATAGAGAGTAAGTCAGGCGAAAAGACATTAAATGAAATTTTGCAGTTTGTAGCGCCTGGAACACCTATTAGAGAAGGGATAGAAAATGTACTTCGAGCAAAAACAGGTGGGTTAATTGTTGTTGGTCATAATGACAAGGTAAAGGAAGTAATTGATGGAGGCTTTACAATTGAATGTCCATTTTCATCTGCTCATTTATATGAGCTTGCGAAAATGGATGGAGCTATCATCTTAAGTGATTCAGGAAACAAAATCATGTATGCAAATGCTCAACTGGTTCCTGACCCTACTATTTACTCCTCTGAAACGGGCATGAGACATCGTACGGCTGAGCGTGTGGCGAAACAAACGGGTAATTTAGTTATTGCTATTTCACAAAGAAGAAATGTAATCACGCTGTATCATGGAGAGCTTAGATATGCATTAAGGGATATAGGTGTTATCTTAACAAAAGCAAATCAAGCCATTCAAACATTAGAAAAATATAAAATCGTGTTAGATCAATCAATTATGACGCTAGGTGCACTTGAATTAGAAGAGCTAGTGACATTTAAAGAAGTTCTTCAAGTACTTCACAGGTTTGAGATGGTTCTTAGAATTAAGGATGAAATAAATGATTATGTGAATGAACTTGGAGCTGAAGGACATCTGATCCGCTTGCAGTTAGCAGAACTTTTGACAGGGTTAGAAGAAGAAGCGGCTCTTTTAATTAAGGATTATGCTGTCGATAAGTCAGTAGACCCTTACCCTGTCATTAAACAGCTTCAAGACTTATCGAGCTTTGAGCTTTTGGAAGATTCCGTTCTGTTTAAATTATTAGGTTATTCTTCTTTTACAAATATAGACAGTCCAGTTATTTCACGTGGTTATCGCATTTTAAACAAAATTCCGAGACTGCCTACGATAATTATTGAAAATTTAGTGACAACATATAAAAATTTGAAACTTATTATGAAAGCATCCGTAGAACAGTTAGACGAGGTAGAAGGAATTGGTGAGGTAAGAGCTAAGAAAATAAAAGAAGGACTGAAGAGATTGCAAGACCAACTACTAATTGATCGTCATATATAAGAAGATTTCATGAAAGTTTTACGATTACTGTTTTAATTTCTGTAAAATAGGGTATATTAAAATTGTTTTTTAATGTATGTGTTTTTGGGTCATAGCCAAGATTACAGACATGTATCAATCTATTTACATTTTAATTTATCTATTTCACAAGTCAGCAAATTAGGATAAAGTAGTAATAATTAAAAAGGAGGTGAAGGTATGTTAATTAAACGCATAATCCAACTATTTTTTCTAAGTGTAGGTGGGATGTTAGGAATCCTATTTATGCCACAACTACTTGAATTAATGAATATGCAGGACATACCTTTTATTAATACACCTTATACGCTAGCAGTACTAGGTGCAATCATATTCTTTGTGGCAACATTTTGGTTGGTCGATTATGTTGTGAATTGGATCAGGGTCTTAGAAGAAGCTGTTGTAAAAGCCCCTGTTACAGATGTTTTATTTGGTAGTCTAGGATTAATATTTGGTCTTATAGTTGCTTTTCTTATTGTTATCCCTTTAAATACGATCCAGTACCAAGTCTTTAACACCATTATTCCAATATTCTTAACACTACTGCTTGGGTATCTAGGTTTTCAAGTAGGATTTAAGAAACGAGACGAATTAATTAATGTTTTTACAGTTCAAAATAAAATAGGTAAGAAAAAAGGAATCTCTGATGACGAGGTTGAAATTGAAGATAAAAAGCTTAAAATATTGGACACGAGTGTCATTATAGATGGGCGAATTGCGGATATCTGTCAAACAGGATTCCTAGAAGGAACCATCGTGATCCCTCAATTTGTTCTAGAAGAATTACAGCATATCGCGGATTCTTCTGATGTATTAAAACGAAATCGTGGAAGAAGAGGTCTTGATATCCTGAACCGTATTCAAAAAGAGCTTTCTATAAATGTAGAAATTTATGAAGGTGATTTTGAGGAAATACAAGAGGTGGATAGTAAACTCGTTAAGCTTGCAAAACTCACATCAGGTGTTGTTGTAACAAATGATTTTAACCTCAATAAGGTTTGTGAATTACAAAAGGTTCATGTATTGAATATTAATGATTTGGCAAATGCGGTTAAGCCTGTTGTGTTACCTGGTGAAGAAATGAATGTTCAGGTCATTAAAGACGGGAAAGAGCATAATCAAGGTGTTGCCTATTTAGATGATGGAACAATGATTGTTGTTGAGGATGGCCGAAATTACATTGGAAAGCATATTGATGTGCTTGTAACAAGTGTTCTTCAGACTTCGGCTGGAAGAATGATCTTTGCAAAACCCAAGCTATTAGAAAAAGCATTATAATATACCTCAGCCCATGAAACATTTAACTCTATGTCTCATGGGCTGTTTTACATATAGTGAGGAATCTTTTATTATGATGTTATACTGAATTATTGAAGGAGTAACTCCAATGAATTATCAAGTCATAATACCTGCTGCTGGTCAGGGTAAGCGGATGAATGCAGGTAAGAATAAGCAGTTTATTCAACTAGAACAGATTCCAATTATTATACATACATTAAAGGTTTTTGAAGAACATTCCCACTGTAAGGGTATTATATTAGTAATTAATGATGCAGAAAAAGCTG
This Metabacillus endolithicus DNA region includes the following protein-coding sequences:
- the disA gene encoding DNA integrity scanning diadenylate cyclase DisA, producing the protein MTDIESKSGEKTLNEILQFVAPGTPIREGIENVLRAKTGGLIVVGHNDKVKEVIDGGFTIECPFSSAHLYELAKMDGAIILSDSGNKIMYANAQLVPDPTIYSSETGMRHRTAERVAKQTGNLVIAISQRRNVITLYHGELRYALRDIGVILTKANQAIQTLEKYKIVLDQSIMTLGALELEELVTFKEVLQVLHRFEMVLRIKDEINDYVNELGAEGHLIRLQLAELLTGLEEEAALLIKDYAVDKSVDPYPVIKQLQDLSSFELLEDSVLFKLLGYSSFTNIDSPVISRGYRILNKIPRLPTIIIENLVTTYKNLKLIMKASVEQLDEVEGIGEVRAKKIKEGLKRLQDQLLIDRHI
- a CDS encoding PIN/TRAM domain-containing protein; translation: MLIKRIIQLFFLSVGGMLGILFMPQLLELMNMQDIPFINTPYTLAVLGAIIFFVATFWLVDYVVNWIRVLEEAVVKAPVTDVLFGSLGLIFGLIVAFLIVIPLNTIQYQVFNTIIPIFLTLLLGYLGFQVGFKKRDELINVFTVQNKIGKKKGISDDEVEIEDKKLKILDTSVIIDGRIADICQTGFLEGTIVIPQFVLEELQHIADSSDVLKRNRGRRGLDILNRIQKELSINVEIYEGDFEEIQEVDSKLVKLAKLTSGVVVTNDFNLNKVCELQKVHVLNINDLANAVKPVVLPGEEMNVQVIKDGKEHNQGVAYLDDGTMIVVEDGRNYIGKHIDVLVTSVLQTSAGRMIFAKPKLLEKAL